GCCGGCGCAGACGATTGCCGATTCAGCGATCGAATCAATGTTGTGCAGTCGTATCGACGGCGCAACCGCAGTGTTTATGACAGAAGCGCCGTCGAATTATTAACATATACCATAACGATGCGACATTTTTTAACGCCCGGCTTTGAGATTGACCCCTCAAATCCTTTACAATAGGTTATCGCCAAAATATCAAATCAATCAGAAATTAACACATTTTCTAACGGGGGCGAGGCCGATGAACGCGCTGATCAAGATGGCCCAACTGCAATTGTCGGAAGCGACGACCAGCGCGGTTGGTCTGAAGACGTTCAAGGTCTCCAAGCCCGAAACGGGGCAAGCTCTCGCGATTCAACTCGATGGAAAATCCGTCGTCGATCTGACGAGCTTCGCCGACGAGAAGATCACGCTTGTGCGGCTGGGCAATCGGCTGGTCATCCTGTTCGACAACCAGTCGACCGTCACGATCAATCCATTTTATGACGCGCTCGGCCGACCGATCGCTGATGTCTCGCTTCAGGTGTCGCAGGGGCAGCCGATCAGCGGCGCCGAATTTGTGGCTTCGTTCCCGATCTCGACGGACCAGTCCATTCTGCCGGCCGCGGGAGCTGGTGGTCCCGCGCCGGTGGCGTCGAGTGCAAGCTTCTCTGACATCACTATCGATCAGCTCAACCCGTCAGGAAATGGAATTGGTTCGCGCGCTCCGGTCGAGACCGGAGTGGTGACAACCACGATCCGTGACGTCTTTGAGCCAGGCAGTGGATCTCCGTTAGGTGATACCAACGACGCAGCTGTCATCACCGGAACCAGCACGGCGTCGCTGCTCGAGGCCGACGTGGTGCTGGGCACCGGCGGCACGCTGGTGGCGAGCGATCCCGACAGTTCGAACGCCTTCGTGCCGCAGGCCGCGGTGGCCGGTAGCAACGGTTACGGCAACTTCAGTATCGACGCTGCGGGGGTGTGGACCTACGCCATGACCACCCCTCACAACGAGTTCGTAGGCGGCGTCGATTACACCGACAGCGTGACGGTGGCGACAGTCGACGGCACCACCCAGGTCGTCACGGTGACCATCACCGGCACCGACGACGCGACGGTGATCACGGGAGCGAGCACGGCGACGCTGATCGAGGCCGACGTGGTGCTGAGCACCGGCGGCACGCTGGTGGCCAGCGATCCCGACAGTTCGAACGCCTTCGTGCCGCAGGCCGCGGTGGCCGGCAGCAACGGTTACGGCAACTTCAGTATCGACGCTGCGGGGGTGTGGACCTACGCCATGACCACCCCTCACAATGAATTTGTGGGTGGCGTCGACTACACCGACAGCGTGACGGTGGCGACCGTCGACGGCACCACCCAGCTCCTCACCGTGACCATCACCGGCACCGACGACGCGACGGTGATCGCGGGGTTCAGCACGGCGACGCTGACCGAGGCCGACGTGGTGCTGAGCACCGGTGGCACGCTGGTCGCCAGCGATCCCGACAGTTCGAACGCCTTCGTGCCGCAGGCCGGGGTCGCCGGTAGCAACGGTTACGGCAGCTTCAGCATCGACGCCGCCGGGGTGTGGACCTACAGCCTGACCACCGCCCATGACGAGTTCGTGGGCGGCTTCGACTACACCGACAGCATGACGGTTGCGACGGTGGATGGCACCACGCAGCTCGTCACGGTGACCATCACCGGCACCAACGACGCGGCGGTGATCACGGGGACCAGCACGGCTTCGCTGGTCGAGGCCGACGCCGTGCTGACTACTGGCGGCACCCTGGTCGCGAGCGATATCGACAACTTGAACGCATTCGTGGTGCAGACCGGGGTGGCCGGCAGCAATGGCTACGGCACCTTCAGCATCGACGCTTCGGGCGCGTGGACCTACAGCATGACCACCGCCCACGACGAGTTTGTGGAGGGCGTCGACTACACCGACAGCATCACGGTTACGACGGTCGACGGGACCACGCAGCTCGTCACGGTGACCATCACCGGTACCGACGACGCGACGGTCGTGTCGTCGGCCGATGTGTCGGTTGCTGAGGGCAATGCGCCGATTTCGACCGGCGGCACGCTCACGATCAGCGACGTCGACAGCGCGGTGACCTTCGTGGCGCAGCCCGGCACGCCCGGAGCGCACGGCATTTTCTCGATCGGGACGAATGGCGCCTGGACCTACGTGGCGAACGACGCGTTCGACGGCCTGAATGTTGGGCAGAGCGTGAGTGACACCTTCTCGGTGTCGGCAGCGGACGGCACGCTGACGTCGGTGCAGGTGACGATCACCGGGACCAACGACCTGGCGTTCGTGTCGTCAGCCGATGTGTCGGTTGCGGAGGACAATGCTCCGATTTCGACCGGTGGCACGCTGACGATCAGTGACGTCGACAGCGCGGCGACCTTCGTGGAACAGTCCGGCACGCCCGGAGTGCACGGCATTTTCTCGATCGGGACGAATGGCGCCTGGACCTACGTGGCGAACGACGCGTTCGAGAGCCTGAGTGTCGGGCAGAGCGTGAGCGACACCTTCTCGGTGTCGGCAGCGGACGGCACGCTGACGTCGGTGCAGGTGACGATCACCGGGACCAACGACGCGCCGGTGATCACGGTTGCGAGTCCCGACAGCTCGTCCGCATCGCTGACGGAAAGCGACGCTGCATTAACTGCCTCAGGCACACTGACAGTGACGGACGTCGACGTCAGCAACACCGTCACCGCCTCGGTGCAGAGCGTCGTGGTGGCCGGCCCAAGCGGTGGCCTTAGCAGTGCGGCTCTGCTGGCGATGCTGGCAGTGCCGGGCGCCGCGATCGCGGCGGACCCGACCGACGCGCATAATCTGGCCTGGACGTTCAACTCGGCGCCGCAGGCGTTTGACTTCCTTGCGCAGGGTGAGACCCTGAGCCTGACCTATACGGTCGGAGTGCAGGACGGCGCTGGCGGCTCCGACACGCAGACTGTGACCGTAACCGTTGCGGGCACTAATGACACGCCGGTTTTGATCACGGGTCCTGGCTACAGCGAACCGGCTTCGCAAATGACCGGGGCGGTCACCGAAGATGCGGCGGCCAATCAGGTCCGCGGCATCGTCAATGTTTTCGATGCCGATAACGGCCATGGTCTGACTGCCGTCATCGATAATCCGAACGGCACTTACGGCACGCTCGCCCGGGACACCTGGGTGGACGGCAATGGTGACACCCAGGACGGCTGGGTCTACACGCTCGACAATACGCGGAGTGCGACGCAGGCCCTGAAGGAAGGCGAGGTTCAGACAGAGACCTTCACCTTCAAGGTGATGGACGAGCACGGCGCGATTGACACGGAGACCGTGACCATCACGGTCACCGGCAATAACGACGCGCCGATAGTCGCGCATGCCATCACCAATCAGACGCTGCTGGAGGATCACGCCTGGACGTTCCAGGTTCCGGCAGACACTTTTGCCGACGTCGACGGTCCGCCGCTGGAATATTCGGCGTTCCTCGCGAATGGTGATCCGCTGCCCGATGGCATGCATTTCGATCCGGCGACTTTGACGTTCACCGGCACGCCTCCGCTGAACGAGACCCATTCGCCAGATCTGAAGGTTGTGGCGTGGGACGGCGAGTTTTCGGCCGAGGCGTACTTCACGCTGAATATCACGCCGGTTAACGATGCGCCGGCGGGCACCAACGGTGCGGTGACGACGCTGGAAGACATCGCCTACACCCTCACGCTTGCGGATTTCGGGTACACCGACGCGAACGACGATCCGGCGAATACTCTGCTGGGCGTGAAGATCACCACGCTGCCGGGCGCCGGAACGCTGGCGCTCGACGGCCATCCGGTGACGGCGGGAGCAACGGCGTCGGCTGCGGATATCTTGGCCGGTAAGCTGCAATTCGTGCCGGCGGCGAATGCCAACGGCAGCAACTATGCGAGCTTCACGTTCCAGGTGCAGGACGATGGCGGAACCGCCAATGGCGGCGTTGACCTCGATCCGTTAGCCAATACGCTGACCATCAACGTCACACCGGTCAACGATGCGCCGGTGCTGTCGGGTCACGAAAATCCGAGCGCGATTGCAGAAGACAGCGGCGCTGCTGGTGCTGCCACGACGGTGGCGCACCTTCTCGGCCTCGACGACGTCAATCCGGCGAACGACCATGCCATCGATGTCGATGCCGCGTCTCTCGGCATCGTCATCACGGCGGTCGATGACTCCCACGGAGTCTGGCAGTTTCAATCCGGCGGCGGCACGTGGACCGATGTTGATCTCGCCCCGGGCGAGGGGCTTCATCTGGCGCAGACTGATGCTCTTCGCTTTATCCCTTCGCGGAACGTCCAGACAACCGATGCCACGCTGTTCGATGCGTCGGGCAACCCGGTCCTGGGGTCGACCAACCCCTCTTTTGTTGCCGAGCCCCCCGGCCTCACCTTCCGTGCCTGGGATATGTCCAATGGTATCGCCGCAGGAATCACCGCGCTGGTTGTGGGCTTCGGCGGGACCTCGGCCTATAGCGCCACGGCCGAGACGGCATCGCTGGTTGTCACCGGAACGCTGGATCGTGTCTTCACGAACGGAGACGATACGGTCGACCTGACGGGTCTGTCGAATGATCCGGCGGTCGACGCTGTCTGGTTCGAAGACCAGAACTTCTTCGATGCAGGGGAGGGTGACGATAACATCGTGCTGCCGCGCATGGCGGGTCCGCCGGGTCCAGATCCGCTCGCTCCCGTGTACCAAAACCAGACGTTCCATTTGGGGGCAGGCGACGATACCGCAGACGCGAGCGCGACCATCGGCATGACCATTCTCGGCGGCGACGGTGCGGATCGTACGATCGCTTCGGCCGAGACCACCGATCTTGCCTTTGCGGGCGGGGGCGACGAATCGACC
The DNA window shown above is from Rhodopseudomonas palustris HaA2 and carries:
- a CDS encoding beta strand repeat-containing protein, which gives rise to MNALIKMAQLQLSEATTSAVGLKTFKVSKPETGQALAIQLDGKSVVDLTSFADEKITLVRLGNRLVILFDNQSTVTINPFYDALGRPIADVSLQVSQGQPISGAEFVASFPISTDQSILPAAGAGGPAPVASSASFSDITIDQLNPSGNGIGSRAPVETGVVTTTIRDVFEPGSGSPLGDTNDAAVITGTSTASLLEADVVLGTGGTLVASDPDSSNAFVPQAAVAGSNGYGNFSIDAAGVWTYAMTTPHNEFVGGVDYTDSVTVATVDGTTQVVTVTITGTDDATVITGASTATLIEADVVLSTGGTLVASDPDSSNAFVPQAAVAGSNGYGNFSIDAAGVWTYAMTTPHNEFVGGVDYTDSVTVATVDGTTQLLTVTITGTDDATVIAGFSTATLTEADVVLSTGGTLVASDPDSSNAFVPQAGVAGSNGYGSFSIDAAGVWTYSLTTAHDEFVGGFDYTDSMTVATVDGTTQLVTVTITGTNDAAVITGTSTASLVEADAVLTTGGTLVASDIDNLNAFVVQTGVAGSNGYGTFSIDASGAWTYSMTTAHDEFVEGVDYTDSITVTTVDGTTQLVTVTITGTDDATVVSSADVSVAEGNAPISTGGTLTISDVDSAVTFVAQPGTPGAHGIFSIGTNGAWTYVANDAFDGLNVGQSVSDTFSVSAADGTLTSVQVTITGTNDLAFVSSADVSVAEDNAPISTGGTLTISDVDSAATFVEQSGTPGVHGIFSIGTNGAWTYVANDAFESLSVGQSVSDTFSVSAADGTLTSVQVTITGTNDAPVITVASPDSSSASLTESDAALTASGTLTVTDVDVSNTVTASVQSVVVAGPSGGLSSAALLAMLAVPGAAIAADPTDAHNLAWTFNSAPQAFDFLAQGETLSLTYTVGVQDGAGGSDTQTVTVTVAGTNDTPVLITGPGYSEPASQMTGAVTEDAAANQVRGIVNVFDADNGHGLTAVIDNPNGTYGTLARDTWVDGNGDTQDGWVYTLDNTRSATQALKEGEVQTETFTFKVMDEHGAIDTETVTITVTGNNDAPIVAHAITNQTLLEDHAWTFQVPADTFADVDGPPLEYSAFLANGDPLPDGMHFDPATLTFTGTPPLNETHSPDLKVVAWDGEFSAEAYFTLNITPVNDAPAGTNGAVTTLEDIAYTLTLADFGYTDANDDPANTLLGVKITTLPGAGTLALDGHPVTAGATASAADILAGKLQFVPAANANGSNYASFTFQVQDDGGTANGGVDLDPLANTLTINVTPVNDAPVLSGHENPSAIAEDSGAAGAATTVAHLLGLDDVNPANDHAIDVDAASLGIVITAVDDSHGVWQFQSGGGTWTDVDLAPGEGLHLAQTDALRFIPSRNVQTTDATLFDASGNPVLGSTNPSFVAEPPGLTFRAWDMSNGIAAGITALVVGFGGTSAYSATAETASLVVTGTLDRVFTNGDDTVDLTGLSNDPAVDAVWFEDQNFFDAGEGDDNIVLPRMAGPPGPDPLAPVYQNQTFHLGAGDDTADASATIGMTILGGDGADRTIASAETTDLAFAGGGDESTDVLQVDAIADAIVDKTGTLSGNYNAFDVGWNGSRHVVATEIEHIEISGTGAGSTLTVLADDFDPDPVQPHDERIAVTDQSVDGFTVEFAESLEQVRGSGYGRLLIDGRRGDDSIDFTGLKAGGTNGLNDDISALEVRGGEGEDQFVFGVDSVAATVVGGLESDLLRFGGDTVIAKQVGDAVVDKTGTLSGNYNAFDVSWNGSRHVTATEIERVEISGTGAGSTLTVLADDFDPDPAQPQDERIEVTDQSVNGFTVEFAESLEQVQGSGYGRLVIDGRRGDDSIDLTGLKAGGLNRLNDSIDAVELRGGEGEDRFVFGVDSVAATVIGGVETDLLRFGGDTVVAQHVGDAIVDKTGMLSGNYNAFDVSWGGSRQITATEIERIEISGTGAGSTLTVLADDFDPDPGQPGDERIEVADDGLSRFTIGFAESLEQVQGSDYDYLVMDGRGGDDMFDLSKLTAASGLTSVELTGGDGRDEFILGSANPLIKITDFGVGATPNDLLDLSQLRAAGVDADDIIFDDGSNEISLGDLLGGSTTNLSGTVQVLDASGGSNVVVAEFNMVGSTINQDMMQLVWQHVETITV